One part of the Geoanaerobacter pelophilus genome encodes these proteins:
- a CDS encoding ABC transporter permease: protein MINRFQIAYKNLLRKKMRTLLTMVGIMLSSWVLVSLLGFNHGYETALNRDIDNMGYQLMVMAKGCPYEAATMMLQGGTGLRYIEQSVAEAIAKRPDVNKVTPMLMQAFFDPNKGDGGGIAGYFGVEAATFPEMKPFFRFHKGGWFRGETAEEAVMGYEAAELEMREVGDMIIVPEKNVQLKVVGILERTGTQDDGTIFVPLKTLQKISATDKITTIGIKTTKDADIAKLETDLFQLPDVQVVSLSQVKQTIMKLIATARLMVLSIAVIALLIAMVGVVNTILMSVLERKQEIGILKTMGAMPSDIFFLVWIETFIICAIGGIAGIGIAFGLARLSDMLFRMVLPYAPGGELVAIDMKLASLTLAIIVVIGLLSGIYPAWKAGRVRPLETIRS from the coding sequence ATGATCAACAGATTCCAGATCGCCTATAAGAATCTCCTGCGAAAAAAAATGCGTACCCTGCTCACCATGGTCGGGATCATGCTTTCGTCATGGGTTCTGGTAAGCCTGCTCGGCTTTAACCACGGTTATGAAACCGCGCTGAATCGTGATATCGACAACATGGGGTATCAGCTCATGGTCATGGCCAAGGGGTGCCCCTACGAGGCAGCCACCATGATGCTGCAGGGGGGAACAGGGCTGCGTTACATAGAGCAGTCAGTGGCCGAAGCAATCGCCAAGAGACCCGATGTGAACAAGGTCACCCCGATGCTGATGCAGGCCTTTTTTGATCCGAATAAGGGGGACGGCGGCGGGATTGCCGGGTATTTCGGTGTCGAAGCCGCTACTTTCCCGGAGATGAAGCCGTTTTTCCGTTTTCATAAAGGGGGCTGGTTTCGTGGCGAGACTGCTGAAGAAGCGGTTATGGGCTATGAGGCAGCAGAACTGGAGATGCGGGAAGTGGGGGACATGATTATTGTCCCCGAAAAGAATGTCCAACTCAAGGTGGTGGGGATTCTGGAGCGGACCGGTACCCAGGATGACGGCACCATCTTTGTCCCCCTTAAGACCCTGCAGAAGATCTCGGCGACCGACAAGATCACCACTATCGGCATCAAGACAACCAAAGATGCAGACATTGCCAAGCTGGAAACCGACCTGTTTCAGCTCCCTGACGTACAGGTGGTGAGTCTCAGCCAGGTAAAGCAGACGATCATGAAGCTCATTGCCACGGCCAGACTCATGGTGCTCTCCATTGCCGTCATCGCACTGCTGATCGCCATGGTCGGTGTTGTCAATACCATCCTCATGTCGGTGCTTGAACGAAAACAGGAGATAGGGATATTAAAGACCATGGGGGCCATGCCGTCCGATATCTTTTTCCTGGTCTGGATCGAAACATTCATCATCTGTGCTATTGGCGGCATCGCAGGAATCGGCATAGCCTTCGGCCTTGCCAGGCTCTCCGACATGCTCTTCAGGATGGTTCTGCCCTATGCCCCTGGCGGAGAACTCGTAGCCATTGACATGAAGCTCGCATCTCTGACCTTGGCGATTATTGTTGTCATCGGGCTGCTAAGCGGTATTTACCCTGCGTGGAAAGCCGGTCGGGTACGCCCCCTGGAAACGATAAGGAGTTAG
- a CDS encoding PAS domain S-box protein, whose amino-acid sequence MTTPAKTINSSKRFRIPCMIALIAAGLAGNYFKFSLFLNVDFLFGSICGMLVLQLFGLGQAVVASAIIAGYTYILWNHPYAIIIMTAEVAVVGWLINRRKMGMVVADTIYWLIIGMPLVYLFYHLVMHVPLSNSNIVMVKQAMNGITNALVARLVFAGYSLRSQTTLISYREIIYNFMAFFVICPTMIMLSIESRSDFSKTDLQIRSGLLQDSTRIDQYFKTWVTNRKSAVLNLAEMAAAKTPLQMQPYLEVTHKSDSNYKRIGLLDKEAVSVAFSPLIDESGQKNLGKSFADRPFIPTLKQKLQPMLSEVVIAKVGPSMPMVAMLAPVMTQGLYNGYVAGILSLEQLNNYLKVSSSRHTSFYTLLDKNGNVIMTNRPQQNVMTQFKRDKGTIKRLDDKGISQWMPELPPNTPPTERWKKSFYVAETTIGDLAEWQLILEQPVAPFQKALYEHYTDKLTLLFLILLAALGIAELVSRRSIATLEKLRTITNDLPARLEHERNGIVWPDSSVKETNHLINNFKEMASSLTERFSEIRQLNESLERRIKSRTQELLESESKYRVIFNNEIYAICIFDIDSGKILDANDAHVAMYGYKKGELLSGITAYMLWAEPDHAATSALNDAQQGTVFIPLQYHRKKDGTIFPVEIVGGQSLWKGSKVLFTLVHDITERIKTDQQLNDANRIFSTFIEHSPIYAFIKEVTATSSRVLYASNNYMQMIGIAGPDMVGKTMEELFPPEFAAKISNDDWTCASGGQLLALEEELNGRHYTTIKFPIEQGERYILAGYTIDVTEQVHAESEIRTLNLELEQRVSERTADLERMNKELEGFCYAISHEMRAPIARLEGFSRMMSEIAGDSDTEAVVHCADRIDAASRRLRTVIDSLLTMNRLSRANVSLLPVNLSEMAKSIADELLQQCGDRKVQITIAPDMIVLGDRYMLDIGLRSLLGNAFKYTVKTENAVIDFGRLEMNRETVYYLRDNGVGFDLEYATNLFVPFCRLHSEAEFEGSGIGLATVQRIVEKHKGRIWAEAEKGKGATFYFTLAATGENT is encoded by the coding sequence ATGACGACACCGGCAAAGACCATAAATTCGAGCAAACGATTCAGAATTCCTTGCATGATTGCCCTGATCGCTGCAGGTCTGGCAGGCAATTATTTCAAATTCTCCCTGTTCCTCAATGTTGATTTCCTGTTCGGCAGCATCTGCGGCATGCTGGTATTGCAGTTGTTCGGACTTGGTCAGGCAGTTGTGGCCAGCGCCATAATTGCCGGCTATACCTACATCCTCTGGAATCACCCATACGCTATCATCATCATGACCGCTGAAGTGGCGGTTGTCGGCTGGCTGATCAATCGCCGCAAAATGGGGATGGTGGTAGCCGATACCATCTACTGGCTTATCATCGGCATGCCGCTGGTCTACCTGTTTTACCACCTCGTGATGCATGTCCCTCTGAGCAATTCCAATATCGTAATGGTCAAGCAGGCAATGAACGGCATTACCAACGCACTTGTTGCCAGGCTGGTTTTTGCCGGTTATAGCCTCCGGTCACAGACCACACTGATATCATATCGGGAAATCATCTACAATTTCATGGCCTTTTTTGTTATCTGCCCGACGATGATCATGCTCTCGATTGAGAGCAGGTCAGACTTCAGCAAAACCGACCTGCAGATTCGTTCCGGACTCCTGCAGGACAGCACCCGTATCGATCAATATTTCAAAACATGGGTGACCAACAGAAAATCCGCGGTTCTCAATCTTGCAGAAATGGCTGCAGCAAAAACACCACTGCAGATGCAGCCTTATCTGGAAGTGACGCACAAGTCCGATTCCAATTATAAACGGATCGGGCTACTGGACAAGGAAGCGGTCAGTGTCGCCTTTTCTCCGCTGATCGATGAATCTGGGCAAAAGAATCTCGGCAAGAGTTTTGCCGATCGTCCATTCATTCCCACTCTCAAACAAAAACTCCAGCCAATGCTTTCGGAGGTGGTTATTGCCAAAGTTGGCCCGTCAATGCCAATGGTGGCAATGCTTGCGCCGGTAATGACCCAAGGCTTGTACAACGGCTATGTCGCCGGCATTCTGAGTCTGGAACAGTTGAATAATTATCTTAAAGTAAGCTCGTCTCGACATACCTCGTTCTATACACTGCTCGATAAAAACGGCAATGTTATCATGACCAACCGTCCCCAGCAGAACGTCATGACTCAGTTCAAGCGCGACAAAGGGACAATCAAGCGTCTTGACGATAAAGGGATCAGCCAGTGGATGCCGGAACTGCCGCCCAATACCCCGCCTACCGAGCGCTGGAAAAAATCGTTCTATGTTGCGGAAACCACCATCGGCGACCTGGCAGAATGGCAGCTGATTCTGGAACAGCCGGTGGCCCCCTTCCAGAAAGCGCTTTACGAGCATTACACCGATAAACTGACCCTGCTGTTCCTGATTTTGCTTGCAGCGCTCGGCATTGCCGAACTGGTGAGCCGCAGATCGATTGCCACCCTGGAAAAGCTGCGCACTATCACCAATGATCTCCCCGCGAGACTTGAGCATGAAAGAAACGGCATAGTCTGGCCGGATAGCAGCGTTAAAGAAACCAATCACTTGATAAATAACTTCAAAGAGATGGCAAGCTCTCTAACTGAGCGGTTCAGTGAAATCCGCCAGCTCAACGAGTCTTTGGAGCGCCGGATAAAAAGTCGCACCCAGGAATTGCTGGAAAGCGAGAGCAAATACCGGGTTATTTTCAATAATGAGATCTATGCGATCTGCATTTTTGATATTGATTCCGGGAAAATACTAGATGCAAATGATGCTCATGTTGCCATGTATGGTTATAAAAAGGGAGAGCTGCTTTCAGGGATAACAGCCTATATGCTGTGGGCCGAACCAGATCATGCTGCGACCTCAGCCCTTAATGACGCCCAACAAGGGACGGTTTTCATCCCGTTGCAGTATCACCGGAAAAAAGACGGCACGATCTTCCCAGTAGAAATCGTTGGTGGACAGTCGTTATGGAAAGGGAGCAAGGTGCTTTTTACCCTGGTCCACGACATCACCGAGCGAATAAAGACAGATCAACAACTGAATGATGCCAATAGAATTTTTTCCACATTTATTGAGCATTCGCCGATCTATGCCTTTATCAAAGAAGTGACGGCCACCTCAAGCCGGGTGCTGTACGCAAGCAATAATTACATGCAGATGATCGGAATTGCCGGCCCGGACATGGTCGGCAAGACCATGGAAGAACTATTCCCGCCTGAATTTGCAGCAAAGATAAGCAACGACGACTGGACCTGCGCCTCCGGGGGTCAGTTGCTGGCTCTTGAGGAAGAGTTAAACGGTCGTCACTACACCACCATCAAGTTCCCAATTGAGCAGGGAGAGCGCTATATCCTGGCAGGCTACACCATCGATGTCACGGAACAGGTGCATGCGGAGTCAGAAATCAGAACTCTTAACCTGGAGCTTGAGCAGCGGGTGAGCGAACGAACGGCGGATCTTGAACGGATGAACAAGGAACTGGAAGGGTTCTGTTATGCCATTTCTCACGAAATGAGGGCGCCAATAGCCCGCCTGGAAGGGTTCAGCAGGATGATGAGCGAAATCGCCGGTGATTCCGATACAGAAGCAGTCGTTCATTGCGCTGACCGGATAGATGCCGCAAGCCGCCGTCTGCGGACTGTCATTGACAGCCTGCTGACCATGAACCGGCTATCGCGAGCCAATGTCTCATTGTTACCGGTCAATTTGTCGGAAATGGCCAAATCGATCGCCGATGAATTATTGCAGCAATGCGGAGACCGAAAAGTACAAATAACCATCGCCCCGGATATGATCGTGCTGGGGGATCGCTACATGCTGGACATCGGCCTGCGTAGCCTTCTGGGAAATGCCTTCAAATACACGGTCAAAACCGAAAACGCGGTTATTGATTTCGGCAGGCTGGAGATGAACCGTGAAACCGTCTATTACCTAAGGGATAACGGGGTCGGCTTTGACTTGGAGTATGCAACAAACCTCTTCGTACCCTTTTGCCGACTTCATAGCGAGGCAGAGTTTGAAGGTTCAGGGATCGGTCTGGCAACAGTGCAGCGGATTGTCGAAAAGCACAAAGGCC
- a CDS encoding ABC transporter ATP-binding protein: protein MAENSVFLEARRLTRVYRRGSEEIRALDGVSLTIRHGEFVSFTGPSGSGKTTLINLLGCLDNPSTGEMDLGGKVIYGSGNDLKEKALTRIRREVFGYIFQNFYLIPTLTVRENVALPLAFYKKPGAEGEVDRLLEMLGMGHRMNHLPGQISGGEMQRVAIARALVNRPSILLADEPTGNLDTKRSAEIGEILQDLNRNEGLTIVMVTHNSALAGLGGRKIEMRDGQAYEC, encoded by the coding sequence ATGGCTGAGAATTCCGTATTCCTTGAGGCACGGCGCCTGACACGGGTATATCGCCGAGGCAGTGAAGAAATTCGCGCTCTGGACGGGGTATCGCTCACGATCAGGCATGGAGAATTTGTGTCATTCACCGGTCCCTCAGGATCAGGCAAAACAACCCTGATCAACCTTCTCGGCTGTCTCGACAACCCGTCTACAGGAGAAATGGACCTGGGAGGCAAAGTCATTTACGGTAGCGGTAACGACCTGAAAGAGAAGGCCCTGACCAGGATTCGGAGAGAGGTTTTCGGCTATATCTTCCAGAACTTCTACCTGATCCCGACCTTAACGGTTCGGGAAAATGTTGCCCTGCCGCTTGCATTTTATAAAAAACCGGGTGCGGAAGGAGAAGTGGACAGACTTCTTGAGATGCTCGGCATGGGGCATCGCATGAATCATCTGCCAGGGCAGATTTCCGGAGGGGAAATGCAGCGGGTGGCTATTGCCAGAGCTCTCGTCAATCGCCCGTCAATACTGCTCGCCGACGAACCGACGGGTAATCTTGACACCAAGCGTTCCGCCGAGATCGGCGAAATTTTGCAGGACCTGAACAGAAACGAAGGACTGACCATAGTAATGGTCACCCATAACTCCGCACTCGCCGGGCTTGGAGGAAGAAAGATCGAGATGCGCGACGGACAGGCATATGAATGCTAA